A stretch of Rhizobium sp. TH2 DNA encodes these proteins:
- a CDS encoding DUF3302 domain-containing protein encodes MTTVDIFAWIVLVILTLSTVAVIVFLAMLPGMIATKRNHPWAQAVTVGGWVTLLLGFALWPIVLIWAYVDVPRASNAEIAS; translated from the coding sequence ATGACCACCGTTGATATCTTCGCCTGGATCGTCCTAGTCATTCTCACCCTAAGTACCGTCGCCGTCATTGTCTTCCTCGCAATGCTGCCGGGGATGATCGCCACGAAGCGCAACCATCCCTGGGCGCAAGCAGTCACGGTCGGTGGATGGGTGACGTTGCTGTTGGGCTTCGCGCTCTGGCCCATCGTCCTTATCTGGGCATATGTCGATGTTCCCCGCGCATCGAATGCGGAGATAGCATCATGA
- a CDS encoding ABC transporter ATP-binding protein/permease: MAAAKKTVSVESGRIVQTIRNLWPYMWPTDRPDLKMRVALATLFLVLSKIVLLTVPYFFKWSTDALSGKLDAVGNMMSLGLGVLVLVAAYNLARVIQAGFNQLRDTLFASVGQYAVRQLSLKTFLHLHQLSLRFHLERRTGGLSRAIERGTKGIEIIVRFVILNTIPTILEFAMTAAILAWTYGVSYLVAAALMVACYIWFTIRASDWRIDIRRGMNASDAEANSKAIDSLLNFETVKYFGNEQMEARRFDQSMEAYEKAATKVWTSQGLLNFGQIVIFSAGMMAMMTMSALAIQAGTQTIGDFVFINVLLMQLALPLGVIGFIYSEVRQGLANIEQMFDLLDTDAEIEDAPDARPLLVTTGALAFRDVHFAYDPARPILKGISFDVPAGHTVAVVGPSGAGKSTISRLLYRFYDVQQGSVTIDGQDVRDVTQTSLRAAIGMVPQDTVLFNDTIGYNIRYGRPSASQAEVERAAEIAQVDHFIKSLPGGYDSTVGERGLKLSGGEKQRVAIARTILKSPPILILDEATSALDTRTEQEIQTALDEVSRNRTTLVIAHRLSTVVNADEIIVLKDGLIAERGKHGELLAEGGLYASMWSRQREATEAEENLKRVRETDELGVVLRGKPAGS; this comes from the coding sequence ATGGCAGCAGCCAAGAAGACCGTCTCGGTGGAATCGGGGCGGATTGTCCAGACGATCCGTAATCTCTGGCCTTATATGTGGCCGACGGATCGGCCGGACCTGAAGATGCGGGTGGCGCTCGCGACACTCTTTCTCGTGCTGTCCAAGATCGTGCTGCTGACGGTGCCCTATTTCTTCAAGTGGTCGACGGACGCGCTTTCCGGCAAGCTGGATGCGGTCGGCAACATGATGTCGCTCGGGCTCGGCGTGCTGGTTCTGGTGGCGGCCTACAATCTCGCCCGCGTCATCCAGGCCGGCTTCAACCAGTTGCGCGACACGCTGTTTGCCAGCGTCGGGCAATATGCGGTGCGGCAGCTGTCGCTGAAGACGTTCCTGCATCTCCACCAGCTGTCGCTGCGGTTTCATCTGGAGCGCCGCACCGGCGGCCTGTCACGAGCCATCGAGCGCGGCACCAAGGGCATCGAAATCATCGTCCGGTTCGTCATCCTCAACACGATCCCGACGATCCTCGAATTCGCCATGACGGCGGCGATCCTCGCCTGGACCTATGGCGTGAGCTATCTGGTGGCCGCGGCCCTAATGGTCGCCTGCTACATCTGGTTCACGATCCGGGCGAGCGACTGGCGCATCGACATCAGGCGCGGCATGAACGCCTCCGATGCCGAGGCCAATTCGAAGGCGATCGACTCGCTGCTGAATTTCGAGACGGTGAAATATTTCGGCAATGAGCAGATGGAGGCCAGGCGTTTCGACCAGTCGATGGAGGCCTACGAGAAAGCGGCCACCAAAGTCTGGACCTCACAAGGGTTGCTGAACTTCGGCCAGATCGTGATCTTCAGCGCCGGCATGATGGCGATGATGACGATGTCGGCGCTGGCGATCCAGGCCGGCACGCAGACGATCGGCGATTTCGTCTTCATCAATGTGCTGCTGATGCAATTGGCCCTGCCGCTCGGCGTGATCGGCTTCATCTACAGCGAAGTCCGCCAGGGCCTCGCCAATATCGAGCAGATGTTCGACCTGCTCGATACCGATGCCGAGATCGAGGATGCGCCGGATGCCCGGCCGCTGCTGGTAACGACCGGCGCGCTGGCGTTCAGGGATGTGCATTTCGCCTACGATCCAGCGCGGCCTATCCTCAAGGGCATTTCATTCGATGTGCCGGCTGGCCACACTGTGGCGGTGGTCGGTCCCTCGGGCGCCGGCAAATCGACGATCTCGCGATTGCTCTATCGCTTCTACGATGTGCAGCAGGGTTCGGTGACGATCGACGGGCAGGATGTCCGTGATGTCACGCAGACCAGCCTGCGGGCAGCGATCGGCATGGTGCCGCAGGACACGGTTCTGTTCAACGACACGATCGGCTATAACATCCGCTACGGCCGCCCGTCGGCGAGCCAGGCAGAGGTCGAGCGCGCCGCCGAGATCGCCCAGGTCGATCATTTCATCAAGAGCCTGCCCGGCGGTTATGATTCCACCGTCGGCGAGCGCGGGCTGAAACTCTCGGGCGGCGAAAAGCAGCGCGTCGCGATCGCCCGTACCATCCTCAAATCGCCGCCGATCCTGATCCTCGACGAGGCGACCTCGGCGCTCGACACCCGAACCGAGCAGGAGATCCAGACGGCGCTGGACGAAGTCTCGAGGAACCGCACGACACTGGTGATCGCCCACCGCCTCTCGACCGTGGTCAATGCCGACGAGATCATCGTCCTGAAAGACGGCCTGATCGCCGAACGGGGCAAACACGGCGAACTGCTGGCGGAGGGCGGTCTCTACGCCTCGATGTGGAGCCGCCAGCGCGAGGCGACCGAAGCCGAGGAAAACCTCAAAAGGGTGCGCGAGACCGACGAACTGGGCGTGGTACTGCGCGGCAAGCCGGCGGGTTCGTAA
- the gcvH gene encoding glycine cleavage system protein GcvH produces the protein MLKFTEEHEWLKIEDGVATVGITTHAAEQLGDLVYVELPEVGATFSKNDNAATVESVKAASDVFCPLDGEIVEVNDAIVAHPELVNADPQGAAWFFKLKLANPADADGLMDEEAYSRMIA, from the coding sequence ATGTTGAAATTCACCGAAGAACACGAATGGCTGAAGATCGAGGACGGCGTCGCCACCGTCGGCATCACCACGCATGCTGCCGAGCAGCTGGGCGACCTCGTCTATGTCGAACTCCCCGAGGTCGGGGCGACATTCTCCAAAAATGACAATGCCGCCACCGTCGAGAGCGTCAAGGCCGCATCGGATGTCTTTTGTCCGCTCGACGGCGAGATCGTCGAGGTCAATGACGCCATCGTGGCACATCCGGAACTGGTCAACGCCGATCCGCAGGGTGCCGCCTGGTTCTTCAAGCTCAAGCTCGCCAATCCCGCCGATGCCGATGGCCTGATGGACGAGGAAGCCTATAGCAGGATGATCGCATAA
- a CDS encoding HlyD family secretion protein, producing MIVVLLNVYLVILFFLVKLRIVAFNLFWKISPVLVLLMLLIGLFIPMNWGAPQGPALVVRNSVAIVPDVAGEVIEVPVKANTPLKTGDVLFRIDPVPYKAKRDALQAQLDLAKLRLAEYTKLHGTGAGRGFDVEQAQSEVEQLQAEVIEASWNLDKTVVRAPANGYVTNLALRTGARVANLPLAPVMAFIDTSDTIIGVEVPQINARYIKPGQPVEITFKFVPGKVYEGKVESVLQAVASGQTQTSGLAVSSKAIQTLPLVVRVRLDDAAFADRLPAGSTGDAAIYTEHVNAAHFIRKVLLRQIAITNYVNPF from the coding sequence ATGATCGTCGTCCTTCTGAACGTCTATCTGGTCATCCTGTTTTTCCTGGTGAAGCTGAGAATCGTTGCCTTCAATCTGTTTTGGAAAATATCCCCGGTCTTGGTCCTTCTCATGCTTCTGATCGGGCTGTTCATTCCCATGAATTGGGGTGCGCCGCAGGGTCCGGCACTGGTAGTGCGCAATTCGGTGGCAATCGTTCCCGATGTCGCAGGCGAAGTTATCGAAGTTCCCGTCAAGGCGAACACACCGCTCAAGACGGGTGACGTCCTGTTCCGTATCGATCCGGTGCCATATAAGGCCAAGCGTGACGCATTGCAGGCGCAGTTGGACCTGGCGAAACTTCGGCTCGCCGAATATACTAAGCTGCACGGCACGGGTGCAGGTCGCGGGTTCGATGTCGAGCAGGCGCAGTCAGAAGTCGAGCAGTTGCAGGCAGAGGTTATCGAGGCAAGCTGGAATCTCGACAAGACTGTGGTGAGAGCGCCTGCCAATGGCTACGTCACCAATCTGGCACTTCGTACAGGCGCCCGTGTCGCCAATCTTCCTCTCGCGCCCGTTATGGCGTTCATCGACACATCGGACACCATTATTGGTGTCGAAGTGCCACAGATCAATGCGCGATATATCAAGCCTGGTCAGCCTGTAGAGATCACGTTCAAGTTCGTTCCAGGAAAGGTCTATGAGGGAAAGGTCGAAAGCGTTCTCCAGGCGGTCGCGAGCGGCCAGACACAGACGTCCGGGTTGGCGGTTTCATCGAAAGCGATTCAGACGCTGCCGCTCGTCGTCCGGGTGAGGCTCGATGACGCGGCCTTTGCCGATCGGCTGCCTGCCGGCAGTACAGGCGATGCCGCGATTTACACCGAGCATGTAAACGCCGCCCATTTCATCAGAAAAGTACTGTTGCGCCAGATTGCAATAACCAACTACGTCAATCCATTCTGA
- a CDS encoding PAS domain-containing methyl-accepting chemotaxis protein, which translates to MTGFGSLFGRDAAEEMNAIGRSQAVIKFTPDGVILDANKNFCDALGYSLNEIVGKHHSMFVDDAYAKTGEYREFWARLKSGQFDRSQYKRFAKGGREIWIEASYNPLMRGGKVVKIIKIATDITASKLKALDDDGKLSAISLSQAVIEFKPDGTILDANENFLLTLGYSIEEIRGKHHAMFCDQTYAKSEAYRDFWKSLASGKYHSDEFVRYGKSGKPIWIQAAYNPIFDDKGKVCKVIKFATDVTSRMTSVDELGAAIGKLAEGDLTATLTQPFTPSMEQTRTDFNRTVEKLSGVVRDIYESTESINSNARQLQETSANFAKRLEQQAASVEETAAALEEVTTTVQDSSKRAADAGTLVTATRSAAEKSGAVVQTAIEAMGRIEQSSTEISSIIGVIDEIAFQTNLLALNAGVEAARAGEAGKGFAVVAQEVRELAQRSAKAAKEIKALINASSDQVKAGVALVHETGAALTSIVGQVSEIDGNVKAIVESAREQATGLKEINTAVTQMDHGTQQNAATVEEASAASHSLASELASLLQQLGQFNVGRLQKVHAEMARPSPVPAPRPVRSAVNVVKPAFGGQALAKESSWEEF; encoded by the coding sequence ATGACGGGTTTTGGAAGTTTGTTCGGACGCGACGCAGCAGAAGAAATGAATGCCATAGGCCGGTCACAAGCCGTCATCAAATTCACGCCGGACGGTGTGATACTCGATGCCAACAAGAATTTCTGCGATGCGCTGGGGTACTCCTTGAACGAGATCGTCGGAAAACACCATTCGATGTTCGTCGATGACGCTTATGCCAAGACCGGCGAATACAGGGAATTCTGGGCAAGGCTCAAATCGGGCCAGTTCGACCGCAGCCAGTACAAGCGATTTGCCAAGGGCGGGCGCGAAATCTGGATCGAGGCATCCTACAATCCGCTGATGCGCGGCGGAAAGGTCGTCAAGATTATCAAGATAGCGACCGACATCACCGCCAGCAAACTCAAGGCATTGGACGACGACGGCAAGCTTAGCGCCATCTCCCTCTCCCAGGCCGTCATCGAGTTCAAACCGGACGGCACCATTCTCGACGCCAACGAAAATTTCCTCCTGACGCTCGGCTATTCGATCGAGGAAATTCGCGGCAAGCACCATGCGATGTTCTGCGACCAGACCTATGCCAAGAGCGAAGCCTACCGGGATTTCTGGAAATCGCTCGCATCGGGCAAATACCATTCGGACGAATTCGTCCGCTACGGCAAATCAGGCAAGCCGATCTGGATCCAGGCGGCCTACAACCCGATTTTTGACGACAAGGGGAAGGTCTGCAAGGTCATCAAGTTCGCCACCGACGTCACGAGCCGCATGACCTCGGTCGACGAGCTGGGTGCCGCGATCGGCAAGCTCGCCGAAGGCGACCTGACAGCGACGCTCACCCAACCGTTCACGCCGAGCATGGAACAGACCCGGACCGACTTCAACCGCACCGTGGAAAAGCTCAGCGGCGTCGTCAGGGACATCTACGAGAGCACCGAGAGCATCAATTCGAACGCCCGGCAGCTCCAGGAAACGTCTGCCAATTTCGCCAAGCGCCTTGAGCAGCAGGCAGCTTCGGTCGAGGAGACAGCCGCGGCCCTCGAAGAGGTCACCACGACCGTCCAGGATTCGTCGAAGCGTGCCGCGGATGCCGGTACGCTGGTCACCGCTACCCGTTCGGCCGCCGAGAAGTCCGGCGCGGTGGTGCAGACCGCCATCGAGGCCATGGGCAGGATCGAACAGTCCTCCACCGAGATTTCCTCGATCATCGGCGTCATCGACGAGATCGCCTTCCAGACCAACCTGCTGGCGCTCAATGCCGGTGTCGAGGCGGCGCGTGCAGGCGAGGCGGGCAAGGGTTTTGCCGTCGTGGCGCAGGAAGTGCGTGAACTCGCCCAGCGCTCGGCCAAGGCCGCAAAGGAAATCAAGGCGTTGATCAACGCCTCGTCCGATCAGGTCAAGGCGGGCGTGGCGCTGGTGCATGAGACGGGTGCGGCACTGACATCCATCGTCGGTCAGGTCAGCGAGATCGACGGCAACGTCAAGGCGATCGTCGAATCCGCCCGCGAACAGGCGACAGGCCTCAAGGAAATCAATACCGCCGTCACCCAGATGGACCACGGCACGCAGCAGAATGCCGCCACGGTCGAGGAGGCCAGCGCCGCCAGCCATTCACTGGCATCGGAGCTCGCCTCGCTGTTGCAGCAGCTCGGCCAATTCAATGTCGGCCGGCTCCAGAAGGTTCACGCCGAGATGGCGAGGCCATCGCCTGTCCCGGCACCGCGTCCCGTGCGCAGCGCCGTCAACGTCGTCAAACCGGCATTTGGCGGGCAGGCGCTCGCCAAGGAAAGCAGCTGGGAAGAATTCTGA
- the gcvP gene encoding aminomethyl-transferring glycine dehydrogenase → MALPKDFTFTDYDPYNFADRRHIGPSPEEMDAMLGVIGYKSLDALIDDTVPGSIRIETPLKWDKPLTEREALDKMRETANLNKKLVSLIGQGYYGTITPPVIQRNILESPAWYTAYTPYQPEISQGRLEALLNYQTMVSDLTGLDISNASLLDESTAAAEAMAMAQRVAKSKSLTFFADENCHPQNIALLKTRAEPLGWNVVVGDPFRDLDANNVFGAIFQYPGTYGHVRDFTGIMDNLHAAGAIGIVVADPLALCLLKSPGEMGADIAVGCTQRFGVPVGYGGPHAAYMAVRDEWKRSMPGRLVGVSVDARGNRAYRLSLQTREQHIRREKATSNICTAQVLLAVMASMYAVFHGPKGLKAIAQSVHQKTVRLARGLEKLGYKVEPETFFDTVTIEVGKLQGVILKAAEAEDVNLRKIGEDRIGISLDERSRPVTLEAVWRAFGGDFKSDDFEPGYRLPEDMLRTSEYLTHPIFHMNRAESEMVRYIRRLSDRDLALDRAMIPLGSCTMKLNATAEMLPITWPEFSEIHPFVPPHQALGYKAMLDDLSAKLCDVTGYDAFSMQPNSGAQGEYAGLLTIRNYHIANGDTHRDVCLIPTSAHGTNPASAQMAGMKVVPVKVSDDGDIDLADFRAKAEQHAANLSCIMITYPSTHGVFEETVREICEITHKHGGQVYLDGANMNAMVGLSRPGDIGSDVSHLNLHKTFCIPHGGGGPGMGPIGVKKHLAPFLPGHPETGGGHGAVSGAPYGSGSILPISWSYILMMGGEGLTQATKVAILNANYIAARLKGAYDVLYSSDKGRVAHECIIDTRPLQALCGVTVDDVAKRLIDCGFHAPTMSWPVAGTLMIEPTESETKAEIDRFCEAMLAIREEARQIEAGTMDKDNNPLKNAPHTVQDLVGEWDRPYSREQACFPPGAFRVDKYWPPVNRVDNVYGDRNLICSCPPVEDYLEAAE, encoded by the coding sequence ATGGCTCTTCCCAAGGACTTTACCTTCACCGACTACGATCCCTACAATTTCGCCGACCGCCGCCATATCGGCCCCTCGCCCGAGGAAATGGATGCGATGCTCGGCGTGATCGGCTACAAAAGCCTCGACGCCTTGATCGACGACACCGTGCCCGGCTCCATCCGCATCGAGACGCCGCTGAAGTGGGACAAGCCGCTGACCGAGCGCGAGGCGCTCGACAAGATGCGCGAGACCGCCAACCTCAACAAGAAACTCGTCTCGCTGATCGGCCAGGGCTATTACGGCACGATCACGCCGCCGGTCATCCAGCGCAACATCCTGGAAAGCCCGGCCTGGTACACGGCCTATACGCCCTACCAGCCCGAGATCAGCCAGGGCCGGCTTGAGGCGCTGCTCAACTACCAGACCATGGTGAGCGACCTCACGGGGCTGGACATTTCCAATGCCTCGCTGCTCGATGAATCCACTGCCGCCGCCGAAGCCATGGCCATGGCGCAGCGCGTCGCGAAATCGAAATCGCTGACCTTCTTCGCAGACGAGAATTGCCACCCGCAGAATATCGCGCTGCTCAAGACCCGCGCCGAGCCGCTCGGCTGGAACGTCGTGGTCGGCGATCCCTTCCGCGATCTCGACGCCAACAACGTCTTCGGCGCGATCTTCCAGTATCCCGGCACCTATGGCCATGTGCGCGATTTCACCGGGATCATGGACAATCTGCATGCGGCCGGCGCCATCGGCATCGTCGTCGCGGATCCCCTCGCCCTGTGCCTTCTGAAATCGCCCGGCGAAATGGGCGCCGATATCGCTGTCGGCTGCACGCAGCGCTTCGGCGTGCCGGTCGGCTATGGCGGTCCGCATGCAGCCTACATGGCGGTGCGCGACGAGTGGAAGCGCTCGATGCCCGGTCGACTTGTCGGCGTCTCCGTGGATGCGCGCGGAAATCGCGCCTATCGCCTGTCGCTGCAGACCCGCGAACAGCATATCCGCCGCGAAAAGGCGACATCGAACATCTGCACCGCGCAGGTTCTGCTCGCCGTCATGGCCTCGATGTATGCCGTCTTCCACGGGCCGAAGGGCCTCAAGGCGATCGCCCAGAGCGTGCACCAGAAGACGGTGCGGCTGGCGCGCGGGCTGGAGAAGCTCGGCTACAAGGTCGAGCCGGAAACCTTCTTCGACACTGTTACCATCGAGGTCGGCAAGCTGCAGGGCGTGATCCTCAAGGCCGCCGAGGCCGAAGATGTCAATCTCCGCAAGATCGGCGAGGACCGGATCGGCATCTCGCTCGACGAGCGCTCGCGGCCAGTGACGCTGGAAGCCGTGTGGCGCGCCTTCGGCGGCGACTTCAAGTCCGACGACTTCGAACCCGGCTACCGCCTGCCCGAGGACATGCTCCGGACCAGCGAATACCTGACGCATCCGATCTTCCACATGAACCGTGCGGAGAGCGAGATGGTGCGCTATATCCGCCGCCTCTCCGACCGTGACCTTGCGCTCGATCGGGCGATGATTCCGCTCGGCTCCTGCACGATGAAGCTCAACGCCACCGCGGAAATGCTGCCGATCACCTGGCCGGAATTTTCCGAGATCCATCCCTTCGTGCCGCCGCACCAGGCGCTTGGCTACAAGGCGATGCTCGACGATCTCTCGGCCAAGCTCTGCGACGTGACGGGCTATGACGCCTTTTCCATGCAGCCGAATTCCGGCGCGCAGGGCGAATATGCGGGCCTGCTGACGATCCGCAACTACCACATCGCCAATGGCGACACCCATCGCGATGTCTGCCTGATCCCGACCTCGGCACATGGCACTAACCCCGCCTCGGCCCAGATGGCGGGCATGAAGGTGGTGCCGGTGAAGGTGTCCGACGACGGCGACATCGACCTCGCCGATTTCCGCGCCAAGGCCGAGCAGCATGCGGCCAATCTCTCCTGCATCATGATCACCTATCCCTCGACGCATGGCGTGTTCGAGGAAACGGTGCGCGAGATCTGCGAGATCACCCACAAGCATGGCGGCCAGGTCTATCTCGACGGCGCCAATATGAATGCGATGGTCGGCTTGTCACGGCCCGGCGACATCGGCTCTGATGTGAGCCATCTCAACCTGCACAAGACGTTCTGCATTCCGCATGGCGGCGGCGGCCCCGGCATGGGGCCGATCGGCGTCAAGAAGCATCTGGCACCCTTCCTGCCCGGCCATCCGGAAACGGGCGGCGGGCATGGCGCGGTGTCGGGCGCGCCCTACGGTTCCGGCTCGATCCTGCCGATCTCGTGGAGCTACATCCTGATGATGGGCGGCGAAGGCCTGACGCAGGCGACCAAGGTGGCAATCCTCAACGCCAACTATATCGCGGCCCGGCTGAAGGGCGCCTATGACGTGCTCTATTCCTCCGACAAGGGCCGCGTGGCGCATGAATGCATCATCGACACCCGTCCGCTGCAGGCTCTCTGCGGTGTGACGGTCGATGACGTTGCCAAGCGCCTGATCGACTGCGGCTTCCACGCGCCGACCATGAGCTGGCCGGTCGCCGGCACGCTGATGATCGAGCCGACCGAGAGCGAGACCAAGGCCGAGATCGACCGTTTCTGCGAAGCCATGCTGGCGATCCGCGAGGAAGCCCGGCAGATCGAGGCGGGCACGATGGACAAGGACAACAACCCGCTCAAGAACGCCCCGCACACCGTGCAGGATCTCGTCGGCGAGTGGGACCGGCCCTATTCCCGCGAACAAGCCTGCTTCCCCCCCGGCGCCTTCCGCGTCGACAAGTACTGGCCCCCTGTCAACCGCGTCGATAATGTCTATGGCGACCGCAACCTGATCTGCTCCTGCCCGCCGGTGGAGGATTATCTGGAGGCGGCTGAGTAA
- a CDS encoding SDR family oxidoreductase, translated as MTQSLAGKTAIVTGASSGIGRAAARALVKEGVQVALVARSKDKLDALARELGGQTLAVPADLTVATEVDAMVETVAGAFGRIDILFANAGSYVPGVVAEGDADQWDAMLSVNVNSIFRAIRAVLPGMIERRTGEIVVTSSISGHQALHWEPVYSASKHAVQSFVHGLRRQVAPHNIRVGSLAPGIVLNELWGITDPEEIERRVAAHEGLRSEDVADALIFMLTRPANATVRDLVLLPQNQDI; from the coding sequence ATGACCCAATCGCTTGCGGGCAAGACCGCCATCGTCACGGGCGCCAGCTCCGGTATCGGCCGCGCAGCCGCCCGCGCGCTGGTCAAGGAAGGCGTCCAGGTTGCATTGGTGGCACGCTCGAAGGACAAGCTCGACGCGTTGGCTCGAGAACTAGGGGGCCAAACGCTGGCCGTTCCTGCCGACCTCACGGTCGCGACCGAGGTCGATGCCATGGTGGAGACGGTTGCAGGCGCGTTCGGCAGGATCGATATCCTGTTTGCCAATGCGGGCAGCTATGTGCCGGGCGTCGTGGCGGAAGGCGATGCCGACCAGTGGGACGCGATGCTTTCGGTCAATGTCAACTCGATCTTTCGCGCCATAAGGGCCGTTTTGCCGGGAATGATCGAACGCAGGACCGGCGAGATCGTTGTCACCAGCTCGATTTCGGGCCATCAGGCCTTGCATTGGGAACCGGTCTATTCGGCGTCCAAGCACGCCGTGCAATCCTTCGTCCACGGCCTGCGCCGCCAGGTCGCGCCGCACAACATCCGGGTGGGGTCGCTTGCACCCGGCATCGTACTCAACGAATTGTGGGGTATAACCGACCCGGAGGAAATCGAGCGCCGGGTTGCCGCCCATGAAGGGCTGCGCAGCGAAGACGTGGCTGATGCGCTGATTTTCATGCTGACCCGCCCCGCCAACGCCACTGTCCGCGACCTCGTGTTGCTGCCTCAGAACCAGGATATTTGA
- the gcvT gene encoding glycine cleavage system aminomethyltransferase GcvT, giving the protein MDDAPPLKTPLHALHLSLGARMVPFAGYDMPVQYPAGVLKEHLATRSACGLFDVSHMGQVAIRAKSGRIEDAALALESLIPVDILGLKPGRQRYGLLTNDEGGILDDLMVANRGDHFYMVVNASCKDADFKHMQDHLGDRCTFEILADRALVALQGPHAEQVLAEFCPEVTAMKFMDVEYDDLHDVDCIVSRSGYSGEDGFEISIPAGKAALVVQRMLDHPDCEPVGLGARDSLRLEAGLCLYGNDIDTTTSPVEAGLEWAIQKVRRKGGARAGGFPGASRILNELENGATRRRVGLKPDGKAPVRAHAILYGDEGGATRLGEVTSGGFGPSVDGPVAMGYVPISHSNPGTRVFAEVRGKFLPVTVTELPFIKPTYKR; this is encoded by the coding sequence GTGGATGATGCCCCCCCGCTTAAAACCCCGCTTCACGCCCTTCATCTCTCGCTCGGTGCCCGCATGGTGCCTTTCGCCGGCTACGACATGCCGGTGCAATATCCCGCCGGCGTGCTGAAGGAGCATCTCGCGACCCGCTCCGCCTGCGGCTTGTTCGACGTCTCGCATATGGGACAGGTCGCGATCCGGGCGAAATCCGGGCGCATCGAGGATGCCGCACTGGCGCTTGAAAGCTTGATTCCGGTCGATATCCTCGGTTTGAAACCCGGACGCCAGCGGTATGGCCTGTTAACCAATGACGAAGGCGGCATTCTCGACGACCTGATGGTGGCCAATCGCGGCGATCATTTCTACATGGTGGTCAACGCCTCGTGCAAGGACGCCGACTTCAAGCATATGCAGGACCATCTCGGCGATCGCTGCACATTCGAGATTCTGGCCGATCGCGCGCTGGTGGCGCTGCAGGGGCCGCATGCCGAGCAGGTGCTGGCCGAGTTTTGCCCCGAAGTGACAGCCATGAAATTCATGGATGTCGAATATGACGATCTTCATGATGTCGATTGCATCGTCTCCCGCTCCGGCTATTCCGGCGAGGACGGGTTCGAGATTTCAATTCCCGCGGGCAAGGCGGCATTGGTCGTCCAGCGTATGCTCGACCATCCCGATTGCGAACCGGTGGGGCTTGGCGCGCGCGACAGCTTGCGGCTCGAGGCGGGCCTTTGCCTCTACGGCAACGATATCGACACAACAACGAGCCCGGTCGAGGCGGGATTGGAATGGGCAATCCAGAAGGTGCGCCGCAAGGGTGGCGCCCGCGCCGGGGGCTTTCCGGGTGCCAGTCGCATTCTAAATGAGCTTGAGAACGGTGCGACACGCAGGCGCGTGGGCCTGAAGCCCGACGGCAAGGCCCCTGTTCGTGCGCATGCGATCCTCTATGGCGACGAGGGTGGCGCCACGCGACTAGGCGAAGTCACCTCGGGCGGCTTCGGCCCGAGCGTCGATGGCCCGGTTGCCATGGGTTATGTGCCGATCTCACATTCCAACCCCGGCACCCGCGTCTTCGCTGAAGTGCGCGGCAAATTCCTGCCGGTCACCGTGACCGAGCTTCCGTTTATCAAACCGACTTACAAGCGGTGA
- a CDS encoding GNAT family N-acetyltransferase: MEDNIVKTARLTMRRAEVRDLGAMHAILSNPVAMRYWSTLPHKNLGESREWLKAMMASPEGESDDFIVTFEGRVIGKAGFWRLPEIGYIFHPDCWGQGLAHECLSALIARAFGRPGMGAITADVDPRNQASLGLLGKLGFVETGRKQATWLIGDEWCDSVYLELRRPNHSMGFER, translated from the coding sequence ATGGAAGACAACATCGTCAAGACGGCCCGCCTGACCATGCGGCGGGCCGAAGTGCGCGATCTCGGCGCGATGCACGCCATCCTCTCCAATCCCGTCGCCATGCGCTACTGGTCGACGCTGCCGCACAAGAATCTCGGCGAGAGCCGGGAGTGGCTGAAAGCCATGATGGCCTCGCCGGAAGGTGAAAGCGACGACTTCATCGTCACCTTCGAGGGCCGCGTGATCGGCAAGGCCGGCTTCTGGCGCCTGCCGGAGATCGGCTACATCTTCCATCCGGATTGCTGGGGGCAGGGGCTGGCGCACGAATGCCTGTCCGCCCTCATCGCCCGCGCCTTCGGGCGGCCCGGCATGGGCGCAATCACCGCCGACGTCGATCCCCGCAACCAGGCCTCGCTCGGGCTGCTGGGAAAACTGGGATTCGTGGAGACGGGGCGCAAGCAGGCGACTTGGCTGATTGGGGACGAGTGGTGCGATAGTGTGTATCTGGAGTTGAGGCGGCCCAACCACTCAATGGGTTTTGAGCGCTAA